The following coding sequences are from one Pseudomonas oryzae window:
- the hrpA gene encoding ATP-dependent RNA helicase HrpA has product MSDAVPAFDQLLNNLDQVLNADRHRLRRQLHELRKQAGTPAWDEARLAQWLERFQVSKAKVAARRASVPRIRYDDALPIAARRDEIRAAIERHQVVVIAGETGSGKTTQLPKICLEAGRGLFGLIGHTQPRRLAARSVATRVAEELGSPLGELVGYQVRFEDHSGEQSLVKLMTDGILLAETQHDRFLEKYDTLIVDEAHERSLNIDFLLGYLKNLLPRRPDLKVIITSATIDLERFSKHFNDAPIIEVSGRTYPVETWYRPLAAELDENGEALFDDLSVDQGILRALDEIEAHERAVGKRPGDVLVFLPGEREIREAAEVLRKANLRHTEVLPLYARLTPAEQQKIFRPAGGRKIVLATNVAETSLTVPGIRYVIDSGTARISRYSYRAKVQRLPVEAVSQASANQRKGRCGRVEPGICIRLYSEEDFLSRPEFTDPEILRTNLAAVILQMLHLRLGDIQDFPFIEPPEGKAISDGFNLLQELSAVSRDNQLTPLGRQLARLPIDPRLGRMLLEGAQQGSLAEVLVIASALSVQDPRERPMERQQAADQAHAQWKNPDSDFAALINLWHGFEAQRQALGANALRNWCRKNFLNYLRLREWRDAHRQLLLTCRDLKLPLNKLEAPEIGEGRVDNGAALSTEQPQKGRGQLDQRARHAVAAQDERQQAAQTLKNYAAVHKALLAGLLSQIGQKTEEGDYNGARQRRFWLHPSSVIGRKRPQWVMAAELVETTKLFARMVAKIDPDWIEPLAPHLLKRNHLEPHWEKKRGQVVAYEQVTLYGLIIVGRRPVHYGPIDPPAARELFIREGLVRGEINSRARCLTANRQLLERLDELEAKARRRDILADEETLFAFYDARLPQDIYQTASFENWYKREGAKNPQLLIMREEDVLAREAREVTAQQYPDSLSIGRLQLPLSYHFEPNHPRDGVTVRVPAPLLPQLPAERLDWLVPGLLEAKCVALVRGLPKALRKNFVPVPDFVGAALAKLAFGEGALPEALGRELQRMTGARVPEEAWAESAAQLESHLKMNIEVVDARGKFLGEGRDLAELTARFAEASQAALAIPESKAEARPVEAKGFSVAQSTQQKIAGLSLTVYPALVEDGGAVKEGRFPTQAEAEFQHRRALQRLLLQQLAEPAKYLRTKLPGITEMGLLYRELGRVEALVEDILLASLDSCILDGQSPLPRDGAALAALAERKRGSWSEHAERLAKLVLEILKLWHGLQKRFKGRIDLAMAVALNDIKAQLAQLVYPGFVRQTPAEWLKEYPRYLKAIEQRLDKVGSQLQRDRVWSGELAGYWEQYQARAAKHAQEGKRDPELALYRWMLEEYRVSLWAQQLGTRVAVSDKRLNKQWAAVEA; this is encoded by the coding sequence ATGAGTGACGCCGTACCCGCCTTCGACCAGCTGCTGAACAACCTCGACCAGGTGCTCAACGCCGACCGCCACCGCCTGCGCCGGCAGCTGCACGAACTGCGCAAGCAGGCCGGCACGCCGGCGTGGGACGAGGCCCGGTTGGCCCAGTGGCTGGAGCGTTTCCAGGTGTCCAAGGCCAAGGTCGCAGCGCGCCGCGCCAGCGTGCCGCGCATCCGCTACGACGACGCCCTGCCGATCGCCGCGCGCCGCGACGAGATCCGCGCGGCCATCGAGCGGCATCAGGTGGTGGTGATCGCCGGCGAGACCGGTTCGGGCAAGACCACCCAGCTGCCGAAGATCTGCCTGGAGGCCGGCCGTGGGCTATTCGGCCTGATCGGCCACACCCAGCCGCGCCGGCTGGCCGCACGCAGCGTCGCCACCCGCGTCGCCGAGGAGCTGGGCAGCCCGCTCGGCGAGCTGGTCGGCTACCAGGTGCGCTTCGAGGACCACAGCGGCGAGCAGTCGCTGGTCAAGCTGATGACCGACGGCATCCTGCTCGCCGAGACCCAGCACGACCGCTTCCTCGAGAAGTACGACACGCTGATCGTCGACGAGGCCCACGAGCGCAGCCTGAACATCGACTTCCTGCTCGGCTACCTGAAGAACCTGCTGCCGCGCCGTCCCGACCTCAAGGTGATCATCACCTCGGCGACCATCGACCTGGAGCGCTTCTCGAAGCACTTCAATGATGCGCCGATCATCGAGGTCTCCGGGCGCACCTACCCGGTGGAGACCTGGTACCGGCCGCTGGCCGCCGAACTGGACGAGAACGGCGAGGCGCTGTTCGACGACCTGTCGGTGGACCAGGGCATCCTGCGCGCCCTCGACGAGATCGAGGCGCACGAGCGCGCGGTGGGCAAGCGCCCTGGCGACGTGCTGGTGTTCCTGCCCGGCGAGCGCGAGATCCGCGAGGCCGCCGAGGTGCTGCGCAAGGCCAACCTGCGCCACACCGAGGTGCTGCCGCTGTACGCGCGGCTGACTCCGGCCGAGCAGCAGAAGATCTTCAGGCCGGCCGGCGGGCGCAAGATCGTGCTGGCCACCAACGTCGCCGAGACCTCGCTGACCGTGCCGGGCATCCGCTACGTGATCGACTCCGGCACCGCGCGGATCAGCCGCTACAGCTACCGCGCCAAGGTGCAGCGCCTGCCGGTGGAGGCGGTGTCGCAGGCCAGCGCCAACCAGCGCAAGGGTCGCTGCGGCCGGGTCGAGCCGGGCATCTGCATCCGCCTGTACAGCGAGGAGGATTTCCTCTCCCGTCCCGAGTTCACCGATCCGGAGATCCTGCGTACCAACCTGGCCGCGGTGATCCTGCAGATGCTCCATCTGCGCCTCGGCGACATCCAGGACTTCCCGTTCATCGAACCGCCGGAAGGCAAGGCGATCAGCGACGGCTTCAACCTGCTGCAGGAGCTCTCGGCGGTCAGCCGCGACAACCAGCTGACCCCGCTGGGCCGCCAGCTGGCGCGCCTGCCGATCGACCCGCGCCTGGGCCGCATGCTGCTGGAAGGCGCCCAGCAGGGCAGCCTCGCCGAGGTGCTGGTCATCGCCAGCGCCCTGTCGGTGCAGGACCCGCGCGAGCGGCCGATGGAGCGCCAGCAGGCCGCCGACCAGGCCCACGCGCAGTGGAAGAACCCCGATTCCGACTTCGCCGCGCTGATCAACCTGTGGCACGGCTTCGAGGCCCAGCGCCAGGCGCTGGGCGCCAACGCCCTGCGCAACTGGTGCCGCAAGAACTTCCTCAACTACCTGCGCCTGCGCGAGTGGCGCGACGCTCACCGCCAGCTGCTGCTGACCTGCCGCGACCTCAAGCTGCCGCTGAACAAGCTGGAAGCGCCGGAGATCGGCGAGGGTAGGGTGGACAACGGCGCAGCCTTGTCCACCGAGCAGCCGCAGAAGGGCCGCGGCCAGCTCGACCAGCGCGCCCGCCACGCCGTGGCCGCCCAGGACGAACGCCAGCAGGCCGCGCAGACCCTGAAGAACTACGCTGCCGTGCACAAGGCGCTGCTCGCCGGCCTGCTCAGCCAGATCGGCCAGAAGACCGAGGAGGGCGACTACAACGGCGCCCGCCAGCGGCGCTTCTGGCTGCACCCGTCCAGCGTGATCGGCCGCAAGCGCCCGCAGTGGGTGATGGCCGCCGAGCTGGTGGAGACCACCAAGCTGTTCGCGCGCATGGTGGCGAAGATCGACCCCGACTGGATTGAGCCGCTGGCGCCGCACCTGCTCAAGCGCAATCACCTCGAGCCGCACTGGGAGAAGAAGCGCGGCCAGGTGGTGGCTTACGAGCAGGTGACCCTGTACGGGCTGATCATCGTCGGTCGCCGGCCGGTGCACTACGGCCCCATCGATCCGCCGGCCGCGCGCGAGCTGTTCATCCGCGAGGGCCTGGTGCGTGGCGAGATCAACAGTCGTGCCCGCTGCCTCACCGCCAACCGCCAGCTGCTGGAGCGGCTCGACGAGCTGGAAGCCAAGGCGCGCCGCCGCGACATCCTCGCCGACGAGGAAACCCTGTTCGCCTTCTACGACGCGCGGCTGCCGCAGGACATCTACCAGACCGCCAGCTTCGAGAACTGGTACAAGCGCGAGGGGGCGAAGAACCCGCAGCTGCTGATCATGCGCGAGGAGGACGTGCTGGCCCGCGAGGCCCGCGAGGTCACCGCCCAGCAGTATCCGGACAGCCTGAGCATCGGTCGCCTGCAATTGCCGCTGTCCTACCACTTCGAGCCCAACCACCCGCGCGACGGCGTCACCGTGCGGGTGCCGGCGCCGCTGCTGCCGCAGCTGCCGGCCGAGCGCCTCGACTGGTTGGTGCCGGGCCTCTTGGAGGCCAAGTGCGTGGCGCTGGTGCGCGGCCTGCCCAAGGCGCTGCGCAAGAACTTCGTGCCGGTGCCGGACTTCGTCGGCGCCGCGCTGGCCAAGCTGGCCTTCGGCGAAGGCGCCTTGCCCGAGGCGCTGGGCCGCGAACTGCAGCGGATGACCGGCGCCCGCGTGCCGGAGGAGGCCTGGGCGGAGTCCGCCGCCCAGCTGGAGAGCCACCTGAAGATGAACATCGAGGTGGTCGACGCGCGCGGCAAGTTCCTCGGCGAGGGCCGCGACCTGGCCGAGCTGACCGCACGCTTCGCCGAAGCCAGCCAGGCCGCGCTGGCGATTCCCGAGAGCAAGGCCGAGGCCAGGCCGGTGGAGGCCAAGGGCTTCAGCGTGGCGCAGAGCACCCAGCAGAAGATCGCCGGGCTGTCGCTGACCGTCTACCCGGCGCTGGTCGAGGACGGCGGCGCGGTCAAGGAGGGGCGCTTCCCGACCCAGGCCGAGGCCGAATTCCAGCACCGCCGCGCCCTGCAGCGCCTGCTGCTGCAACAGCTGGCCGAGCCGGCCAAGTACCTGCGCACCAAGCTGCCAGGGATCACCGAGATGGGCCTGCTCTATCGCGAGCTGGGCCGCGTCGAGGCGCTGGTCGAGGACATCCTGCTGGCCAGCCTGGACAGCTGCATCCTCGACGGACAAAGCCCGCTGCCGCGCGACGGCGCGGCGCTGGCTGCGCTGGCCGAGCGCAAGCGCGGCAGCTGGAGCGAGCACGCCGAGCGCCTGGCGAAGCTGGTGCTGGAGATCCTCAAGCTCTGGCACGGCCTGCAGAAGCGCTTCAAGGGGCGCATCGACCTGGCCATGGCGGTGGCGCTCAACGACATCAAGGCCCAACTGGCCCAGCTGGTCTACCCCGGCTTCGTCCGCCAGACCCCGGCCGAGTGGCTGAAGGAGTATCCGCGCTACCTCAAGGCCATCGAGCAGCGCCTGGACAAGGTC
- a CDS encoding MFS transporter, translating to MREHPTPSLSRWLVLLMAFATGVAVASNYYNQPLLQTLAEEFGLSYSRAGVLVTTAQVSYGLGLLLLVPLGDLWERRGLIVGMTLLIAGGLLLSAFAPNFAVLLVGTALAGAFSAVAQVLVPFAATLAAPAERGRVVGTLMSGLLLGILLARTVAGSLSAMSGWRSVYLVAAAVMAVTALALWFALPRYRHAERISYPRLLLSVARLFREESELRLRTLLGALSFALFAMFWTPLAFLLSAEPYGYSDGVIGLFGVVGAIGALAANLSGRMADSGRGAQATTLGLVVLTLSWLPLVGAGSSLVALLTGVVLLDLAVQLTHVSNMNQVYRLRPEARSRINAGYMTGYFAGGALGSLASAALFDAFGWAAVCAAGVTLSLVALGVWLALGRHAALPASPAEG from the coding sequence ATGCGCGAACACCCGACTCCCTCCTTGAGCCGCTGGCTGGTACTGCTGATGGCCTTCGCCACGGGTGTGGCGGTGGCCAGCAACTACTACAACCAACCGCTGCTGCAGACCCTTGCCGAAGAGTTCGGCCTGTCCTACTCCCGGGCCGGCGTGCTGGTCACCACCGCCCAGGTCAGCTACGGGCTCGGACTGCTGCTGTTGGTGCCGCTCGGCGACCTGTGGGAGCGCCGCGGGCTGATCGTCGGCATGACCCTGTTGATCGCAGGCGGTCTGCTGCTCAGTGCCTTCGCGCCGAATTTCGCCGTACTGCTGGTCGGCACGGCGCTGGCCGGGGCCTTTTCCGCGGTCGCTCAGGTACTGGTGCCCTTCGCGGCGACCCTGGCCGCGCCTGCCGAGCGCGGGCGGGTGGTCGGTACGCTGATGAGCGGCCTGCTGCTGGGTATCCTGCTGGCGCGCACCGTGGCCGGCAGTCTGTCGGCCATGTCCGGCTGGCGCAGCGTCTACCTTGTGGCGGCGGCGGTGATGGCGGTTACCGCGCTGGCGCTGTGGTTCGCTTTGCCGCGCTATCGCCACGCCGAGCGCATCAGCTACCCACGGCTCCTGCTCTCGGTGGCGAGGCTGTTCCGCGAGGAGTCCGAGCTGCGCCTGCGTACCCTGCTCGGCGCGCTGAGCTTCGCGCTGTTCGCCATGTTCTGGACGCCGCTGGCCTTCCTGCTGTCGGCCGAGCCCTACGGCTACTCCGACGGGGTGATCGGCCTGTTCGGCGTGGTCGGTGCGATCGGTGCGCTGGCCGCCAATCTGTCCGGGCGCATGGCCGACAGCGGTCGCGGCGCGCAGGCCACCACGCTGGGACTGGTGGTGCTTACCCTGTCCTGGTTGCCGCTGGTTGGTGCCGGCAGCTCGCTGGTGGCGCTGCTGACCGGAGTGGTGCTGCTGGATCTGGCCGTGCAGCTGACCCACGTCAGCAACATGAATCAGGTCTACCGGCTGCGCCCGGAGGCGCGCAGCCGGATCAATGCCGGCTACATGACCGGCTATTTCGCCGGTGGCGCGCTGGGCTCGCTGGCCTCGGCGGCGCTGTTCGATGCGTTCGGCTGGGCCGCTGTCTGTGCGGCGGGCGTGACCCTGAGCCTCGTCGCCCTGGGTGTCTGGCTGGCGCTCGGGCGCCATGCGGCACTGCCGGCCAGCCCTGCCGAGGGCTGA
- a CDS encoding LysR family transcriptional regulator, whose product MNLKQLEFAIALAEEGNFTRAAQRCNVVQSALSHQIARLEEELGTRLFERRPRKVVTTPAGEALLNEARLIAEATRRIPAQVAAVAGEVSGSLTVGTISSLDLFDIVELLAAFHGRFPQVDIGLRQEHSDLLLEEVRKGSIDLAFIGVAASKPLPGVEKRLLVEEELVAVLPPEHPLAARTRLRLEELQSLPLVDFPAGSSARQQTDEAFAALGLSHRVRFEISHMLLLERLVRGGLAIGLAPASSAATFAGLLRIPVSDAPKRRVFAIWPNNPTPATRELLAELDSLLAASPVG is encoded by the coding sequence ATGAACCTCAAGCAACTCGAATTCGCCATCGCCCTCGCCGAGGAAGGCAACTTCACCCGCGCGGCACAGCGCTGCAACGTGGTGCAGTCCGCGCTCAGCCATCAGATCGCCCGCCTCGAGGAAGAGCTGGGCACCCGCCTGTTCGAGCGCCGGCCGCGCAAGGTCGTGACCACCCCGGCCGGCGAGGCCCTGCTCAACGAGGCGCGCCTGATCGCCGAGGCGACCCGGCGGATTCCTGCCCAGGTGGCCGCCGTGGCCGGCGAGGTGAGCGGCAGCCTGACCGTGGGCACGATCTCCTCGCTGGATCTGTTCGACATCGTCGAGCTGCTGGCGGCCTTTCACGGTCGCTTCCCCCAGGTCGACATCGGCCTGCGCCAGGAGCACAGCGACCTGTTGCTGGAGGAAGTACGCAAGGGCAGCATCGATCTGGCGTTCATCGGCGTCGCGGCCAGCAAGCCATTGCCCGGCGTCGAGAAGCGCCTGCTGGTCGAGGAAGAACTGGTCGCGGTCCTGCCGCCCGAGCACCCGCTGGCCGCCCGCACACGCCTGCGCCTCGAGGAGCTGCAGAGCCTGCCGCTGGTGGACTTTCCCGCCGGCAGCAGCGCCCGCCAACAGACCGACGAGGCCTTCGCGGCGCTCGGCCTGAGTCATCGGGTGCGTTTCGAGATCAGTCACATGCTGCTGCTGGAACGCCTGGTCCGTGGCGGTCTGGCGATCGGTCTGGCCCCGGCCAGCAGCGCCGCCACCTTCGCCGGTCTGCTGCGCATCCCGGTGTCCGACGCGCCCAAGCGCCGGGTGTTCGCCATCTGGCCGAACAACCCGACTCCGGCTACCCGCGAACTGCTCGCCGAGCTGGACAGCCTCCTGGCCGCCAGCCCGGTCGGCTGA
- a CDS encoding long-chain fatty acid--CoA ligase translates to MNEHFWMDKYPVGIPASIDPDSYPSVLAVLRDSCQRYAGKPAFSNLGRTLSYGELYELSGAFAAWLQEHTDLAPGDRIAIQLPNLIQFPVAVFGAMRAGLVVVNTNPLYTAREMEHQFNDSGAKALVCLANLAHLAEQVLPHTAIRHVVVTEVGDLLPPLRRWLVNGVVRYVKKMVPHYHLPQAVKFTEVLARGRGRPLREAQPKADEVAVLQYTGGTTGVAKGAMLTHRNLIANMLQCHAVMGATLEDGRELVVTPLPLYHIYAFTFHCMAMMQAGNHNLLITNPRDLPAMVRELGKWPFSVFVGLNTLFVALCNDEAFRRLDFSALKLTISGGMALQRPAAERWQEITGCAICEGYGLTETSPVVSVNPSGFNQPGTIGMPLPSTLCKVIDEAGNDLGLDAPGELCVKGPQVMKGYWLRPEATAEVLGADGWLKTGDIAVIQADGYIRIVDRKKDMILVSGFNVYPNELEDVLAKLPGVQIGAAIGVPDERTGEAVKVFVVRKPGAELSEEQVLAHMRANLTGYKVPRHVEFRDSLPTSNVGKILRRELREQELKKRTAA, encoded by the coding sequence ATGAACGAACACTTCTGGATGGACAAGTACCCGGTCGGGATTCCCGCCAGCATCGATCCCGACAGTTATCCCAGCGTCCTCGCCGTGCTGCGCGATTCCTGCCAGCGCTACGCCGGCAAGCCCGCGTTCAGCAACCTCGGCCGCACCCTCAGCTACGGCGAACTCTACGAGCTGTCCGGCGCCTTCGCCGCCTGGCTGCAGGAACACACCGACCTGGCGCCGGGCGACCGCATCGCCATCCAGCTGCCCAATCTGATCCAGTTCCCCGTCGCGGTGTTCGGCGCCATGCGCGCCGGCCTGGTGGTGGTCAACACCAACCCGCTGTACACCGCGCGGGAGATGGAGCACCAGTTCAACGACTCCGGCGCCAAGGCGCTGGTCTGCCTGGCCAACCTGGCGCACCTGGCCGAACAGGTGCTGCCGCACACCGCGATCCGCCATGTGGTGGTCACCGAGGTCGGCGACCTGCTGCCGCCGCTCAGGCGCTGGCTGGTCAACGGTGTGGTGCGCTACGTGAAGAAAATGGTGCCGCACTACCACCTGCCGCAGGCGGTGAAGTTCACCGAGGTGCTGGCGCGCGGGCGCGGTCGGCCGCTGCGCGAGGCACAACCGAAGGCCGACGAGGTGGCGGTGCTGCAGTACACCGGCGGTACCACCGGGGTGGCCAAGGGGGCCATGCTCACCCATCGCAACCTGATCGCCAACATGCTGCAGTGCCATGCGGTGATGGGCGCCACCCTCGAGGACGGCCGCGAGCTGGTGGTCACGCCGCTGCCGCTGTACCACATCTATGCCTTCACCTTTCATTGCATGGCGATGATGCAGGCCGGCAACCACAACCTGCTGATCACCAATCCGCGCGACCTGCCGGCCATGGTCCGCGAACTGGGCAAGTGGCCGTTCAGCGTGTTCGTCGGTCTCAACACCCTGTTCGTCGCCCTGTGCAACGACGAGGCGTTCCGCCGCCTCGACTTCTCGGCGCTGAAGCTGACCATCTCCGGCGGCATGGCCCTGCAGCGTCCCGCCGCCGAGCGCTGGCAGGAGATCACCGGCTGTGCGATCTGCGAGGGCTATGGTCTGACCGAGACCAGCCCGGTGGTGTCGGTCAATCCGTCCGGCTTCAATCAGCCGGGCACCATCGGCATGCCGCTGCCCTCGACGCTGTGCAAGGTGATCGACGAGGCCGGCAACGACCTCGGCCTCGATGCTCCCGGCGAGCTGTGCGTGAAGGGCCCGCAGGTGATGAAGGGCTACTGGCTGCGTCCGGAGGCCACCGCCGAGGTGCTCGGCGCCGACGGCTGGCTGAAGACCGGCGACATCGCGGTGATCCAGGCGGACGGCTACATCCGCATCGTCGACCGCAAGAAGGACATGATCCTGGTCTCCGGCTTCAACGTGTATCCCAACGAGCTGGAGGACGTGCTGGCCAAGCTGCCTGGCGTGCAGATCGGGGCGGCCATCGGCGTGCCGGATGAGCGCACCGGCGAGGCGGTCAAGGTGTTCGTGGTGCGCAAGCCCGGCGCCGAGCTGAGCGAGGAGCAGGTGCTGGCGCACATGCGCGCCAACCTCACCGGCTACAAGGTGCCGCGCCACGTGGAGTTCCGCGACAGCCTGCCGACCAGCAACGTCGGCAAGATCCTGCGCCGCGAGCTGCGCGAGCAGGAGCTGAAGAAGCGCACGGCGGCCTGA
- a CDS encoding alpha/beta fold hydrolase, which translates to MRHDSFRLCARDDCQLQGYRWVPEREPRALLQIAHDVAEHAGHYAELGERLCASGYGAYALDLRGQGASGCAHCTAHAGWHKVIDDQLELNHLIRRHFPQVPIILLGHSLGGAIALAYLLRYSCSVHAAVLSTSSFAPLWRCRIARLLALLEAWRQGPLGRSGLLPHLALGGLGLPLPGERTPFDRSTPNAYIAAPHNELRWTNQLWLDLFGGLEEIASRQALARIDAELPLLVIGRGRAPFGHGHRLQELYRALRAAGLNSVELKLYPEARHAPFHEHDRDAVIDDLLDWLAHLPARQPYCPLEENA; encoded by the coding sequence ATGCGTCACGACAGTTTCCGCCTGTGCGCCAGGGACGACTGTCAGCTGCAGGGTTACCGCTGGGTGCCGGAACGGGAGCCGCGCGCCTTGCTGCAGATCGCCCATGACGTGGCCGAGCACGCCGGCCACTACGCCGAACTGGGCGAACGGTTGTGTGCGTCCGGCTATGGCGCCTACGCCCTCGATCTGCGCGGCCAGGGCGCGTCGGGCTGCGCGCATTGCACCGCGCACGCTGGCTGGCACAAGGTGATCGACGACCAGCTCGAACTCAATCACCTGATCCGCCGCCACTTCCCGCAGGTGCCGATCATCCTGCTCGGCCACAGCCTGGGCGGCGCCATCGCCCTCGCCTACCTGCTGCGCTACAGCTGCAGCGTGCATGCCGCGGTCCTCAGCACCTCCAGCTTCGCGCCGCTGTGGCGCTGCCGGATCGCACGTCTGCTGGCCCTGCTGGAGGCCTGGCGCCAGGGACCGCTCGGACGCAGCGGGTTGCTCCCGCACCTGGCGCTCGGCGGCCTCGGCCTGCCCCTGCCGGGCGAACGCACGCCCTTCGACAGGTCGACGCCGAACGCTTATATTGCTGCACCGCACAACGAGCTGCGCTGGACCAACCAGCTGTGGCTCGACCTGTTCGGCGGTCTGGAGGAGATCGCCTCGCGCCAGGCGCTGGCACGCATCGACGCCGAGCTGCCCCTGCTGGTGATCGGCCGCGGGCGCGCGCCGTTCGGCCACGGCCATCGCCTGCAGGAACTGTATCGCGCCCTGCGTGCGGCGGGACTGAACAGTGTCGAGCTGAAGCTGTACCCTGAGGCCCGTCACGCGCCGTTCCACGAACATGACCGCGACGCGGTGATCGACGATTTGCTTGACTGGCTCGCGCATCTCCCTGCGCGCCAGCCCTACTGCCCCCTCGAGGAGAATGCATGA
- a CDS encoding MaoC family dehydratase: protein MSLVENTPYEELQVGQKASYQHNVQERDVQLFAEVSGDRNPVHLDAEYAATTQFKERIAHGMLTGALISAAIATTLPGPGTIYLGQNLRFTRPVKLGDALNVELEVLEKLPKNRVRIATRVLNQQGKAVVEGEAEVMAPQEKLRIALTELPPITIG from the coding sequence ATGAGCCTGGTAGAAAACACGCCCTACGAAGAACTGCAGGTCGGCCAGAAGGCCAGCTACCAGCACAACGTGCAGGAGCGCGACGTGCAGCTGTTCGCCGAAGTGTCCGGCGACCGCAACCCGGTGCACCTGGACGCCGAGTACGCCGCCACCACCCAGTTCAAGGAGCGCATCGCCCACGGCATGCTCACCGGCGCACTGATCAGCGCCGCCATCGCCACCACCCTGCCGGGGCCGGGGACCATCTACCTCGGCCAGAACCTGCGCTTCACCCGTCCGGTGAAGCTGGGCGACGCGCTGAACGTCGAGCTGGAAGTGCTGGAGAAGCTGCCGAAGAACCGCGTGCGCATCGCCACCCGCGTGCTCAACCAGCAGGGCAAGGCGGTGGTCGAGGGCGAGGCGGAGGTGATGGCGCCGCAGGAGAAGCTGCGCATCGCCCTCACCGAGCTGCCGCCGATCACCATCGGCTGA
- the ccoM gene encoding cytochrome c oxidase subunit CcoM, which yields MFMDEVVLAGIVIVILTAGFLGGFGYFVWKDAQKGKKSS from the coding sequence ATGTTTATGGACGAAGTAGTACTCGCAGGCATCGTCATCGTCATCCTTACCGCAGGTTTCCTCGGTGGATTCGGATATTTCGTCTGGAAGGACGCCCAGAAGGGCAAGAAGAGCAGCTGA